From the Musa acuminata AAA Group cultivar baxijiao chromosome BXJ3-7, Cavendish_Baxijiao_AAA, whole genome shotgun sequence genome, one window contains:
- the LOC135641988 gene encoding protein P21-like, with amino-acid sequence MAFSGAAMASLGGLSFLLLPLLFVVSHAATFDIVNQCSFTVWAAAVPGGGRQLDPSQTWTINVNPGTTGGRVWARTDCSFDGSGSGSCQTGDCGGLLECQGYGTPPNTLAEFALNQFQNLDFVDISLVDGFNVPMDFSPTSGDCRGIRCSADINGQCPADLRAPGGCNNPCTVFKTDEYCCTSGSCGPTNYSMFFKNNCPDAYSYPKDDATSTFTCPGGTNYRVVFCP; translated from the coding sequence ATGGCCTTCTCTGGTGCAGCAATGGCATCGCTCGGcggcctctccttcctcctcctccccctgctCTTCGTCGTCTCCCATGCAGCTACCTTCGACATCGTCAACCAATGCTCCTTCACTGTCTGGGCCGCCGCCGTCCCCGGAGGCGGCCGCCAGCTCGACCCGAGCCAGACCTGGACCATCAACGTCAATCCCGGCACCACAGGCGGCCGCGTCTGGGCCCGCACCGACTGCTCCTTCGATGGAAGCGGCAGCGGTAGCTGCCAGACAGGCGACTGCGGCGGCCTCCTGGAGTGCCAAGGCTACGGCACGCCGCCCAATACGCTGGCCGAGTTCGCCCTCAACCAGTTCCAGAACTTGGACTTCGTCGACATCTCCCTCGTCGACGGCTTCAACGTGCCCATGGACTTCAGCCCCACCTCGGGGGACTGCCGGGGCATACGGTGCTCCGCCGACATCAACGGGCAGTGCCCCGCGGATCTGAGGGCGCCGGGCGGCTGCAACAACCCTTGCACCGTGTTCAAAACTGATGAGTACTGCTGCACCTCCGGCAGCTGCGGGCCGACAAACTACTCCATGTTCTTCAAGAACAACTGCCCCGATGCTTACAGCTACCCCAAGGACGACGCAACCAGCACCTTCACCTGCCCCGGTGGGACTAATTACAGGGTTGTCTTCTGCCCTTAA